GCGTCTTCATGGATCTCGAAAACTATGAGCAATTCGAGATTAACGAGGAGCTCTTTGCGCCGATTGCTGGATTTCTCGTCGATGGCCAGGAAGTGCAACTAGGTGTCTTCCAGGGGCGGGTGGTCAGTATCGATCCGCCGATGATCGTCGAACTACTGGTGACCGAGACAGCGCCGGCGATCAAGAATGCCACTGCCACCGCCCAGACCAAAGAAGCAATCCTTGAGACCGGCCTGCGCATTCAGGTACCCGGCTATCTTGAATCGGATGAAAGGATCAAAGTCGACACCCGCGATGGCCGCTTCGTCTCGCGCGCCTGAATTTTGAACATTCCATAAACGACAAAAAGGGACGCCACTTCATCTGGCGTCCCTTTTTGTCGTTGGTAGATGTGGACTTGTGTGACCGCCCGCCTATGTGCTGCCCGTTTGTCCTTAGCTGGTAAAGGTAAGCTTACGTTCTAAATCCATCGAGTGGGAGAGACGCTTGGCGTCAGCGATGGTGATCTTATCATCCTGAAAGAGCTGGACCAGATGCTGGTCGAGGGTCTGCATCGAGTACTGAGTCTGGCCGTTTTCAATATGTTTTTCGATCTCGTCGAGGCGGCCTTCACGGATACAGGCTTGAATCGTCGTAGTGCTGCGCATAATCTCCACCACCGGCAGAATATTGTCGCCAGTCTTGTCTTTGACCAGGCGCAGGGAAATGGTGGCAACCAGAACATCGGCGAGGCGTTGGCGGACGATTTCCTGACTCTCTGGAGGGAAGTTGCCGATAATCCGGTGGATGGTCGAGACAGCCCCCTGGGTGTGCAGGGTGGACAGGACGAGATGGCCGGTTTCGCTCGCTTTCATGCAGCTGTCGATGGTCTCTTTGTCGCGCAGTTCGCCGACCATGATGACATCGGGATCCATGCGCAGTGCCGACTTCAGGGCCTTGTCGTAACTTTCGGTGTCGATGCCGATCTCACGTTGAATGATACAGCTCTTGTTGGAGGTAAAGAGAAACTCGATAGGATCTTCGATGGTGATGATGTTGTAGGTAAAATTCTCGGTTAGATAGCGCATCATCGCCGCAAGAGTCGTCGATTTGCCATTGCCGGTCGGGCCGGTGACCAGAATCAGGCCGGTAGGCGACTTGACAATCTCGGCAAGAACATCAGGCAGGTTCAACTCTTCGAAGGTGCTGATGTAGGGGGGGATGACACGCATGACAATGCCGAAGTGGCCACGCTGGCGGAAGATGCTGACGCGGAAACGTCCTCCGTTCGGCAGGGCATAGGACGTATCAATTTCATGCAAATTCTTATCAAGGGTTTTGCCATTGAATTCGAGAATGGTGTTAACGATGAATTCCGTATCCTTACCGGTCAGTAGCGGCAGTCGCGAGCGGATAATCTGTCCTTTGCCACGGAAGAAGGGAGGATTATCGACTTCGAAGTGAACGTCAGAGACTTTTTTCTGGAAAGCGATTTCAAGAATCTGATTGAGAGTTTTGGCATCCATGATCGGCATCCTGTCTTATAAGCGTTATCAGCTGGATAATAATGCACATTTATTGAGTAATGAGCAAACTCAAACTGCCGATTTTTTTTGCCGCAGAACTTTTTCCAGGACCAGTCCGGCCGTCTTGGCGAGAATGGAAAGACGTTCACATTGGCCGTGTGCGGCGTGCCCCAGACCGTAATCGCCATAGACGACAGCGATCGTGCGATTATCGACGAGAATCGGCAGCAGGAGGATCTTTTCGAGGCGGGGCGGTGTGGTTGCTGTCTCGGCAATAATTTGAAAGTCCTCTGGAATGCCCCAAAATGTTTGACCGCTTGCGACCACATCGGCAAAAGTTTTGATATCGTTGATGGAAATTTTTGATTTCAGGGGAAAAGGACCGATTCCTTCGACTTGGCGGTCACGATCAAAACCCCTCTCAGCAATTAAATGATCTTTTACAACGACAAAAGTCTGGCCGCGGGTAAAGGTTGCAGCAACAAACTTTAGCAGGGTGGGTGAAATGTCGGCTGGCTCGGTTATGGTCTCGAGAGACTTCAGGGTGGAGATGAAGAGTTTATCCATTTTGTTGACTGCAGAAGAAGCAGGTTTGCTCAACCAGCAGTGCAACGCCGTCAATAAGGCGATCGTGTTTTCAACGATTTTATCCGGGGCGGAATCGGTGATTCTTGGTAATATTAATTGACTGCCCGCTGTCAGCATGCGCAGAGCAAATGCGCACTGCTCGGGGGCATAGAGTTGAATGGTCACGAGTTCAGGATAGATCTTGTTCCGTTTGGAGAGAAGGGCAAAGAGGTCGTTCTGGTTGTGATTTTCATTAGGTGTGTCGATCACCAGCAACGGCGTCAATTCTTTAGCCAAAGCATTTTCAATAAGTAGATCGAGACTTTCTTCGGCGTCGATCATAAAGAATGAGCGACCGCTCCGTTTGCACAGGGTGCTGATCGCCCCTTTGAGTAAACGGTCACAACTGAAGAGGATGAGGAGTTGGCCGTCACCCCCACTTTTTTTCTCTTCTGGTGGAGTCAACATTTCAATGGCAGCAAGGAGGTTGAGCCGATCATCGCCCGAAATTTCTCCCAGATCGATCTCTTCTATGGACTTCTGCTTGATGAGGGGGACGTGCAGTCCTTTAAAGACATCGGGGATTTTCTTTTCAAGGTGATCAAGGACATCGAGCCCGAGGATATCAGAAGAGATGTGCATCCCCGGAGCTTCTTCCTGAACTTCTTCGGCTATGAAGGTTGATTCTGTAGCAGGATTTTCTTCGACGTTGTCAGGGAAGATGCTTCCGCTGGTAAGGTTGCCGTCACGCATTTTTTCATCATAGATGCGCAGCGCGTCCATTAAAACATTTTGTGTGTTGGCGCAAAAATCTTTTTTAAATCTTTCCGGAAGATACTGATAATCCTCAGAAAGAGAGACATCATCGACATCGACGGTAAAGGTCCCGCCGTCCCAGGTGAGAATGTCGATGATCGTCATGACGATCAAAGCTTCCAGCCCCTTAAAAGCAAGCTCTTTGTCAATCTGTCCTGTTTCGATCAGCATAGCGACCAGCGGTTGGCGTTGCTCGCCGGCCTGTTTCTGCTCCTCTAGTGTCTGCTGAAGGAGTTCCGGCGTTATCGCGTTCATACTGATCAGTACCTGACCAAGACGCACACTGTTGTTGCTGTGGTTGGCGCAGATAATGTGACCGTCACTAAAGACCAGTCGGCTTTCTCCCTTGCCTCCCACGAGTTTGAGTGTCCCGGATTTTCTCGTTGAATTCAGGAGTTGAACGATGTCGACAATAGGCAGATGTTCAAGATCACCGGAAAAGGACATGAGCTGAATACCTCTCGGTTACAGGAGAATAGAAATAGGGAAAATTACAGAACTGTTTTAAGAAAAACTACGGAAGATTGCAAGGAAATCCTCACAAATTTCTGAATGATAATCTCAGGGGCAACGAATCTTCAAAAAGAAAAGCTTGTTATTTTCGAATATATCAGGTATATTCGCTATCCGTTTCAAATGACAGCAACAGGCGCAACCCTTTTTCTGTCCCATCGCTCACTGACCCCCCATCTCTGCACGGCTTCCTTTCTTAAAGAATCCCATGGCAGCACCGCTTGGTTGGCGATCGATACTTGAAGTCAGGACCGTTCTTTTTCGCGGCCGCCTCATGCACCATTGCCAATCCTGAAGTATTCTACCGGCCAATCTTTTTGCGTTAACGGCTTCTCCGTTAGGGCAGTGATTGTCGCCGTGATTATCTTCTATTGCCTGTCGTAATTGTTCGTTTACGCAGCGGCACCGGCGGTATCTTGCCACCCCATTCAACCCATGACTGCCGTATCGGTATTCTTGGGAAAGGAAACACATGTCTTTTTCAGAGTTTAACTTGTCCGAACCGATTCTTCGCGCCATCACCGAGTGTGGTTATACCACCCCGACCCCGATCCAGTCCCAGTCGATTCCGCAGATTATTGCCGGTCGTGACATTCTCGCTTCAGCCCAGACCGGCACCGGCAAGACGGCTGCTTTCATGCTCCCCGCTCTGGCACGCTTGAGCGAATTTAAGAAGGGTTCCTCCGGTTCGCCGCGCGTTCTGGTTTTGACCCCGACCCGTGAACTCGCCGCCCAGATCACTGATGCCACGCGCAAATATGGCCGCTATCTGCGCGTCAAGAGCGCTGTCATTCTTGGTGGCGTACCGTACGGCCCGCAATTTCGTGACCTTTCCGGTTCCATCGATCTGGTTGTCGGTACGCCGGGGCGCTTGATCGATCACCTTGATCGCGGCAGCCTCAAACTCGACCGCGTTGAACTCCTCATTCTGGACGAAGCCGACCGTATGCTCGATATGGGTTTCCGTGATGCCGTCGACCGGATTGTCGCTGCTGCGCCGAATGCGCGTCAGACCCTCCTCTTTTCCGCTACCGTCGATCGCGAGACTGCGGCTCTGGCCAGTCGTCTCCTCACCGATCCCCTGCGCGTCTCGATTGCCAGCACCCAGGTCTCGCAAGCGCAGATCGAGCAACGCCTGCATGTGACCGACGACCTTTCCCACAAAAAACGTCTCCTTCATCACTTTGCCTCCGATCCTGAATGCGGGCGGACCATCGTTTTTACCGCTACCAAACGTGATGCCGAAGCGCTGGCGATCGAACTTTCCGGCAAGGGGCATCGTGCCGCTTCCTTGCATGGCGACATGGGGCAGAGCGCCCGCACTCGTGCTGTCCGCGATCTTAAGGATGGCCGCGTCCGCATCCTCGTTGCCACCGATGTCGCTGCCCGTGGTCTTGATGTCAATGGCATCAGCCATGTCATCAACTTCGATCTTCCTCAAGCTGCCGAAGATTACGTTCATCGTATCGGTCGCACCGGCCGCGCCGGCGCCACCGGTATCGCTATCTCCTTTGCCGGCAGCCGTGACGATCAGCAGCGCCTGGAGCGCATCGAACGTTTCATCGGCAAGCGTTTGCCGCAGACGACGATCGAAGGGCTCGAACCAACCCGGCCGATGGCGCTCGACGGCAAGAAAAAAGTCTATAATCGCAACGACCGGAATAATTACGGCAAGACCCCGGATTATGGCCGGCGGCAGGAGGGCGGTGCCAAGCGGAATCCTTACGGCAACCGTCGTTCATCCGCCGCCTAATCACAACTGATCGATAAGCTAACAAAAAGCGTCCGAACGGTTCCAATCGTTCG
The Deltaproteobacteria bacterium HGW-Deltaproteobacteria-4 DNA segment above includes these coding regions:
- a CDS encoding elongation factor P; its protein translation is MLTTADFKRGLVFQLDGTPCIILDYTMQSPSARGGNTLVKTKYRNMLTGQVLEKAFKSGDKVDEADFERRKGQFLYAAGDGGVFMDLENYEQFEINEELFAPIAGFLVDGQEVQLGVFQGRVVSIDPPMIVELLVTETAPAIKNATATAQTKEAILETGLRIQVPGYLESDERIKVDTRDGRFVSRA
- a CDS encoding twitching motility protein PilT; translated protein: MDAKTLNQILEIAFQKKVSDVHFEVDNPPFFRGKGQIIRSRLPLLTGKDTEFIVNTILEFNGKTLDKNLHEIDTSYALPNGGRFRVSIFRQRGHFGIVMRVIPPYISTFEELNLPDVLAEIVKSPTGLILVTGPTGNGKSTTLAAMMRYLTENFTYNIITIEDPIEFLFTSNKSCIIQREIGIDTESYDKALKSALRMDPDVIMVGELRDKETIDSCMKASETGHLVLSTLHTQGAVSTIHRIIGNFPPESQEIVRQRLADVLVATISLRLVKDKTGDNILPVVEIMRSTTTIQACIREGRLDEIEKHIENGQTQYSMQTLDQHLVQLFQDDKITIADAKRLSHSMDLERKLTFTS
- a CDS encoding ATP-dependent helicase; amino-acid sequence: MSFSEFNLSEPILRAITECGYTTPTPIQSQSIPQIIAGRDILASAQTGTGKTAAFMLPALARLSEFKKGSSGSPRVLVLTPTRELAAQITDATRKYGRYLRVKSAVILGGVPYGPQFRDLSGSIDLVVGTPGRLIDHLDRGSLKLDRVELLILDEADRMLDMGFRDAVDRIVAAAPNARQTLLFSATVDRETAALASRLLTDPLRVSIASTQVSQAQIEQRLHVTDDLSHKKRLLHHFASDPECGRTIVFTATKRDAEALAIELSGKGHRAASLHGDMGQSARTRAVRDLKDGRVRILVATDVAARGLDVNGISHVINFDLPQAAEDYVHRIGRTGRAGATGIAISFAGSRDDQQRLERIERFIGKRLPQTTIEGLEPTRPMALDGKKKVYNRNDRNNYGKTPDYGRRQEGGAKRNPYGNRRSSAA